The nucleotide sequence CATTATGGTTAGCCGCGGTGAAATATATGCGGCCAGATCCAGCAACATTCCGGCAAAGCGCTGTACATTATTCAGCTTGGCATGATAGCCGGGCTTGGACAGACCGGGGATCACGCCGAAAATGTTTTTGACCGCGCCGGTCATACCGGTAAACACGTGGGTTTTCATTTTGCACAGGTTAAAAACCGCCTGAGCCTCATACACCGGGGTGATGATATCAAAATGTTTGGTCAGCCGGCCCTCAGCATAAGATACCGGGCGGGCGGTTGTGTCCCAGTTGACCTCAATTTCAGCCTTTCGGGCTGCTTGGTGCATGCCGCAGGTGCGATAAATTTTATCCAGTGTTTTGGCGTTATAGCGATAGCCCCCGCCGGGGGAATCGGCGATGATTGGTGTGGCCCCCTCTTTTTTGGCCAATTGGGCGACAGCCGCCACCACAGTCGGATGGGTGGTCACCGCCGCCTCGGGCCGGGCTTCTCGCAGCAAATTGACTTTCAATACGATCTTTTCACCGCTCCGGGCAAAAAGCGGCATTCCGCCCATCAAATCCACCAGTTCTGTTAGTCTTGCCTGGATTTGTTCATAATCTTTGCACGCCACAATATAGACTGTGTTGTCCATTTTATTGTCCTTTATGGCTTAGCGATTTGGACCTAACGCCGCTACCACAATGTTCCTCTAACCATGCCAAAATCCGGGGTCGCTGTCAAATCAATCAACCACCCCGATGGATGATGAAAATCGAAAACCCGGCGCTGCAAAAGCGGATCTGCAGCCTGCGGCTACGCATCAGGCTGCGCTGCGGCTTTGCCCGGCGGGCAGTGGACCGCCAAAACCGAACAGGGGGTATCCTGGATGACCTGTTGAAGCACATTTTCTTTGAAAACGCGTATCCAACCATGACGTTTTTGAGCCGGCAGAACGATCAGATCCACATTCAGCTCGCGGGCCTTTTCAATAATGACATGCGCCGTCGGTGTGCCGGTTACCTGAATTTCGTCGACGGTAATCGAATCTTTAAATTTGTCTGGAATCAACTCTGATAATTCGGTTTGCTCTTTTTGGATCCGCTGATTCTGAACATGCTCCAATGCGCCGGCTGCAATGCGACCATGAACCGGATAGGGCGCTTTGACATGCAGCACCAGAAGGCGAGCCCGATGCGTTTGTGCCAAAGCGGCAGCGTAGCGGACGGCATACACGGCGGCTTCTGTTAATTCGACCGGAACCAGTATTGTGTCAATAGAGATCATGTCCACTGCTTTTGCCTTTGTCCGCTGGCTCAGCATCTGTTACAATTTCAATTGACGATATAAAACCAAAGCAGGTAGTATGAGCCAGAATGACGATACTAAAAAGGTTCAGATTCAACAAGGACCCTATGCATGAAAAAAGAAGATATCAAGAAACTGGCCGAAAACAAAGATTTCATACCCGGAATTTACAATTATTGTGATCGCTGGTGTGAGCGTTGCCCGTTTACCGCGCGATGCATGAATTTTGCTATGACCCGCGAGTATGACGACGATCCTGAAGCCAGTGATATAAACAATGTGAAGTTTTGGCAAAGCCTTTCTGATATTTTTAAAGTGACCCGGGAATTGCTGGAGGAAACCGCCGAGGAGATGGGGGTGAACCTCAATGCCATCGATTTTGAGGAAAGCGCGCGTGAGGAGGGCATCAGAGATAAAATTACGGAAAATCATGAGTGCTGTCGGGCCGCCAAAAAATATTATCAAATGGTCGCTGAATTTTTTGATTCAGAATATATTCCTTCCTTGCAGGTCGTCGACAAGGAACACGTTGAGAATACCGCCAAGGAGCAAAAAAGGGATGTTTTGGATGGACCGCTGACCCTGGATGAAATGGTTGAAATCATAAACTGGTATCAACATTTTATCTGCGTCAAGCTGATGCGTGCCGTACGGGGCACGCTGGGCAATGAAGAAGAGGAATGGGAAGATTTTCCAAAGGATTCAGACGGCTCAGCCAAGGTGGCGCTGATTGCCATCGACCGCTCCATGGCCGCCTGGGGGCACATGCACCGCTTTTTCCCTTCGCACCAGGATCAAATTATGGACATCATCGTGCTCCTCGAGCGGTTGCGCAACCGGACCGAAACCCTATTTCCAGAAGCCCGCAAGTTTGTGCGGCCCGGATTCGATGAAACCCATTAGTCCGTTTACCAATCCGTTTGCATATCAGAGGTATCATAATGAAAAAATGCTTCAGCATACTGGGTATATTGATTGTCGGCCTGGTTTTTACATCCTGCGGGGGGCAGCAAACCAAATTTAAACCTTTAATGCAGCAAGTAGACAACCGGATCGGTGAATCGGTCACCCTCGGTGGTTATATGCTGGACACCCGCGCGGCAGACAACCAAACGCATATCATCGTGCTGCAGGCGCCGCTTGGGCTGCGTGGCAGACCCCAATCCGAAGATAAATCTCAAGGGCGGTTTGTGGTTGTTTATCAAGGCAGGCTGGATCCCAATGATGTCGGTCCCAGACGCAAGCTTACAGTGACCGGTAAAGTCCTCGGAACCGCACAGGAAAAAATCGCAAACTGCCCCGATCCCTGTTTGATAATTGAAAACAGCGATCTTCATGTTTGGCCGCAATATGAAGAGCAGTTTTGGGGATACCCGACAGATGGTCCCTGAACTTAAAATGTTGCCCGCCGGGCCTGTTCATATTTGCATTTTGAGAGCAACCCGTACTTTAAGCGGCCGGTCAATTTGGTTTAAAAAACGAACATCTGGAATGGAAATTGGAAACTTATCGGT is from Desulfobacterales bacterium and encodes:
- a CDS encoding DUF362 domain-containing protein; translation: MDNTVYIVACKDYEQIQARLTELVDLMGGMPLFARSGEKIVLKVNLLREARPEAAVTTHPTVVAAVAQLAKKEGATPIIADSPGGGYRYNAKTLDKIYRTCGMHQAARKAEIEVNWDTTARPVSYAEGRLTKHFDIITPVYEAQAVFNLCKMKTHVFTGMTGAVKNIFGVIPGLSKPGYHAKLNNVQRFAGMLLDLAAYISPRLTIMDAVVAMEGDGPGAGDPRPVGLLLGSKNPLALDVVAGEIMNLDRTRNPILVEAERRGLSPIRIEDIEIIGADLNKVSVPDFKQPQTSARRFGLDPGPWYQRMIEPMFKNAFTVRPRVMWHRCIACGTCIEGCPVEAISFVKERAFIDDDKCIRCYCCHEVCPEEAIGLYSSWLYRLIGPA
- a CDS encoding universal stress protein; this encodes MISIDTILVPVELTEAAVYAVRYAAALAQTHRARLLVLHVKAPYPVHGRIAAGALEHVQNQRIQKEQTELSELIPDKFKDSITVDEIQVTGTPTAHVIIEKARELNVDLIVLPAQKRHGWIRVFKENVLQQVIQDTPCSVLAVHCPPGKAAAQPDA
- a CDS encoding Slp family lipoprotein, whose product is MKKCFSILGILIVGLVFTSCGGQQTKFKPLMQQVDNRIGESVTLGGYMLDTRAADNQTHIIVLQAPLGLRGRPQSEDKSQGRFVVVYQGRLDPNDVGPRRKLTVTGKVLGTAQEKIANCPDPCLIIENSDLHVWPQYEEQFWGYPTDGP